A DNA window from Seriola aureovittata isolate HTS-2021-v1 ecotype China chromosome 8, ASM2101889v1, whole genome shotgun sequence contains the following coding sequences:
- the tspan17 gene encoding tetraspanin-17, whose protein sequence is MSRKHHHLKGAEVSCCVKYFLFGFNIIFWLLGAAFLGIGLWAWAEKGVLSNLSSITDLGGFDPVWLFIVVGGVMFILGFAGCIGALRENTFLLKFFSVFLGLIFFLELTAGILAFVFKDWIKDQLNFFINNNVKAYRDDIDLQNLIDFAQEYWSCCGAHGPDDWNLNIYFNCTELNPSRERCGVPFSCCVKDPAEDVINTQCGYDVRLQGELDRQKYIYTKGCVGQFEKWLQDNLIIVAGIFVGIALLQIFGICLAQNLVSDVKAVKANW, encoded by the exons ATGAGTAGAAAACACCATCATTTAAAAGGAGCAGAagtcagctgctgtgtgaaataCTTCTTATTTGGATTCAACATTATATTCTGG ttaCTAGGAGCAGCATTCTTGGGCATAGGCTTGTGGGCATGGGCGGAGAAG GGCGTGCTGTCCAATCTGTCATCCATTACAGATCTAGGAGGCTTCGACCCCGTGTGGCTCTTCATCGTTGTTGGAGGGGTCATGTTCATCCTGGGCTTTGCCGGCTGTATTGGAGCGCTCAGAGAGAACACCTTCCTACTTAAATTT TTTTCCGTGTTCCTGGGTTTGATCTTCTTCTTGGAGCTGACTGCGGGGATCCTTGCCTTTGTCTTTAAAGACTGGATCAAAGACCAGCTCAACTTTTTCATCAACAATAATGTCAAGGCCTACCGAGATGACATCGACTTGCAGAATCTCATTGACTTTGCCCAGGAATAT TGGTCATGCTGTGGAGCGCACGGGCCCGACGACTGGAACCTTAACATCTACTTCAACTGCACTGAGCTGAATCCCAGCAGGGAGCGCTGCGGAGTGCCCTTTTCATGTTGTGTCAAAGACCCCGCA gaGGATGTCATCAACACACAGTGTGGTTATGATGTTCGGCTTCAAGGG gAGCTGGATCGGCAGAAATATATCTATACCAAGGGCTGTGTGGGACAGTTTGAGAAGTGGCTTCAGGACAACCTGATCATTGTAGCTGGAATCTTTGTTGGTATTGCACTTTTACAG ATTTTTGGTATCTGCCTCGCTCAAAACCTGGTCAGTGATGTCAAAGCTGTCAAGGCCAACTGGTGA